One window of the Dreissena polymorpha isolate Duluth1 chromosome 5, UMN_Dpol_1.0, whole genome shotgun sequence genome contains the following:
- the LOC127832115 gene encoding glutathione S-transferase kappa 1-like isoform X2, translating into MSASKKKTVELFYDVVSPYTWFAFEVLCRYQHRWNMNLHLKPVFLGGIMKGADNQPPAMVPNRGLYMRKELKLLAKYFQVPLIEPANTAEMMFVKGTLKTQRFITAVDMMDSTKTEELSRQMWHRNWSRDEDITEPESLKQAGKRAGLSDAQITRGLEDMQSSKVKDRLKQFTDEALNHGVRNGKGPSQGAASFNN; encoded by the exons ATGTCTGCTTCAAAGAAGAAAACTGTCGAGCTGTTTTATGATGTAGTTTCGCCCTATACATGGTTTGCATTTGag GTTTTGTGCAGGTATCAGCATAGATGGAACATGAATTTACATCTGAAGCCTGTGTTTCTTGGAGGAATCATGAAAGGGGCAG ATAACCAACCACCTGCTATGGTTCCCAATAGAGGACTATACATGAGGAAAGAGCTAAAACTGCTTGCAAAATACTTCCAGGTCCCCCTTATTGAGCCTGCG AACACTGCAGAGATGATGTTTGTGAAAGGAACACTGAAGACACAGCGCTTCATCACGGCTGTTGACATGATGGACTCTACCAAGACAGAGGAGCTCTCACGACAGATGTGGCATCGCAACTGGAGTCGG GATGAAGACATTACAGAACCAGAAAGTCTAAAACAG GCAGGTAAGCGTGCGGGGCTGTCAGACGCACAGATCACCCGGGGTCTCGAGGACATGCAGAGCAGCAAGGTCAAGGACAGATTGAAACAGTTCACAGATGAGGCCTTGAATCATGGG
- the LOC127832115 gene encoding glutathione S-transferase kappa 1-like isoform X1: MSASKKKTVELFYDVVSPYTWFAFEVLCRYQHRWNMNLHLKPVFLGGIMKGADNQPPAMVPNRGLYMRKELKLLAKYFQVPLIEPANTAEMMFVKGTLKTQRFITAVDMMDSTKTEELSRQMWHRNWSRDEDITEPESLKQAGKRAGLSDAQITRGLEDMQSSKVKDRLKQFTDEALNHGAFGSPTIIAHTSNSPVMLFGSDRFPILAQVLGEKWEGPIPGGCKL; this comes from the exons ATGTCTGCTTCAAAGAAGAAAACTGTCGAGCTGTTTTATGATGTAGTTTCGCCCTATACATGGTTTGCATTTGag GTTTTGTGCAGGTATCAGCATAGATGGAACATGAATTTACATCTGAAGCCTGTGTTTCTTGGAGGAATCATGAAAGGGGCAG ATAACCAACCACCTGCTATGGTTCCCAATAGAGGACTATACATGAGGAAAGAGCTAAAACTGCTTGCAAAATACTTCCAGGTCCCCCTTATTGAGCCTGCG AACACTGCAGAGATGATGTTTGTGAAAGGAACACTGAAGACACAGCGCTTCATCACGGCTGTTGACATGATGGACTCTACCAAGACAGAGGAGCTCTCACGACAGATGTGGCATCGCAACTGGAGTCGG GATGAAGACATTACAGAACCAGAAAGTCTAAAACAG GCAGGTAAGCGTGCGGGGCTGTCAGACGCACAGATCACCCGGGGTCTCGAGGACATGCAGAGCAGCAAGGTCAAGGACAGATTGAAACAGTTCACAGATGAGGCCTTGAATCATGGG GCATTTGGTTCTCCAACTATCATTGCTCACACGTCAAACAGTCCAGTGATGCTCTTTGGGTCAGATCGGTTTCCCATTTTAGCCCAAGTTCTTG